One window of the Solanum stenotomum isolate F172 chromosome 11, ASM1918654v1, whole genome shotgun sequence genome contains the following:
- the LOC125845347 gene encoding protein SMAX1-LIKE 3-like, whose product MRTGGYTFQQSLTSESSSIVKQAVHLARRRGHAQVTPLHVASAMLSSSSGLLKRACLQSHTHPLQCKALELCFNVALNRLPTSVSSPILGPHSHLPSLSNALVAAFKRAQAHQRRGSIENQQQPILALKVEIEQLVISILDDPSISRVMREAGFSSTQVKNNVEQVVSSMEIITSTKPLVLGNTNTNTNTQITSSTSHHHHVLNLSLSKTGQHQVVKNDDVMSVVESMMNFKKRRNIVVIGECLATSEGVVRGVIDKFDKGEVQGDMKHVQFISVPLFTLRNVSREEFEVKLRELRTLVKNYMNRGVVLYLGDLRWVSEFWTKYCEQQRNISYYSPVEHMIMELSRLLNSAMGENGRLWLLGIASFQTYTKCKTGHPSLQTLWDLYPLTIPVGSLGLSLNLASDLHSHFRNKAAMDGSSWSLGRGGVEKNLTCCADCLANFNKEAKTVTSIQVKTESTYSTSSLPLWLQKYKEEHKQENNQQESEVMLDLCKKWNSICSSVHKQQQPHFLEKGLISPLSSSPSPCSSNSISSSNDHMIKSSTKLHKSLLNWPVIFEPNQSPKEHQFFISDQNEVVSSTKPELLSNPNSSPNSASSSEASGYIENIDRFKDFNSDNMKVLCKALEKKVAWQKDIIPDIVSTILECRSKKKESWLFFLGGDSEGKEKISRELAKIAFGSSSEEDHNFVSIGISSFSSSSKSDSTDLNNQEVISNKKRSRNEHGRTYLERFVDAIQENPNRVFVMEDIDQVDTFSLKGIKKSIETGRLTLSDGDLVSFKDAIIIFNSERLSSKKCDDDDNDNQDSKEKNQENIGDDESILDLNVASHEELANGDENLVGIWEAVDKQVMFKIQVL is encoded by the exons ATGAGGACGGGCGGTTATACTTTCCAACAATCATTAACTTCTGAATCTTCAAGCATAGTTAAACAAGCTGTGCACTTAGCTAGAAGAAGAGGACATGCACAAGTTACTCCTCTTCATGTAGCAAGTGCTATGCTTTCATCTTCTAGTGGTCTTCTTAAAAGAGCTTGTCTTCAATCCCATACACATCCACTTCAATGTAAAGCACTTGAACTTTGTTTCAATGTTGCACTTAATAGACTTCCCACCTCTGTTTCAAGTCCAATTTTAGGTCCTCATTCTCATCTCCCTTCACTTTCTAATGCCTTAGTTGCTGCATTCAAAAGGGCTCAAGCTCATCAACGTCGTGGATCGATAGAAAATCAACAACAACCAATCTTAGCTCTTAAAGTTGAGATAGAACAACTAGTGATCTCAATTCTTGATGATCCTAGTATTAGTAGAGTCATGAGGGAAGCTGGTTTTTCTAGTACACAAGTGAAAAACAATGTAGAACAAGTTGTTTCTAGTATGGAGATAATTACTAGCACAAAGCCATTAGTACTAGGAAACACAAACACCAATACCAACACACAAATAACATCATCAACTAGTCATCATCATCATGTTCTAAATTTGTCACTTAGTAAAACAGGACAACATCAAGTTGTAAAGAATGATGATGTTATGAGTGTTGTGGAAAGTATGATGAATTTCAAGAAAAGGAGAAACATTGTTGTTATTGGTGAGTGTTTAGCCACAAGTGAAGGGGTTGTTAGAGGAGTTATAGATAAGTTTGATAAAGGTGAAGTTCAAGGAGACATGAAACATGTTCAATTCATAAGTGTGCCACTTTTCACACTTAGAAATGTTTCAAGAGAAGAGTTTGAGGTCAAACTTAGAGAGCTTAGGACTTTAGTGAAGAACTATATGAATAGAGGGGTTGTTTTGTATTTAGGTGATCTTAGGTGGGTGTCTGAGTTTTGGACAAAATATTGTGAACAACAAAGGAATATTAGTTACTATTCTCCTGTTGAACACATGATAATGGAGCTTAGTAGATTGTTGAATAGTGCAATGGGAGAAAATGGTAGGCTATGGCTTCTCGGAATTGCAAGTTTTCAAACTTACACAAAGTGTAAAACTGGACATCCTTCTTTACAGACACTTTGGGATCTTTATCCACTTACCATTCCTGTTGGAAGTTTGGGTCTCAGTCTCAATCTTGCAAG tgatttGCATAGTCACTTTAGGAACAAGGCAGCAATGGATGGTTCAAGCTGGTCACTTGGAAGAGGTGGAGTTGAGAAGAATCTAACTTGTTGTGCTGATTGTTTAGCCAATTTCAACAAAGAAGCTAAAACAGTTACAAGCATACAAGTTAAAACTGAGTCAACTTATTCAACCTCAAGTTTGCCTTTATGGCTCCAAAAGTACAAGGAAGAGCACAAACAAGAAAACAATCAACAG GAATCTGAAGTAATGTTAGATCTATGCAAGAAGTGGAATTCAATTTGCAGTTCTGTTcataaacaacaacaacctCATTTTCTGGAAAAAGGCTTAATTAGTCCACTATCTTCATCACCATCTCCTTGTTCCTCTAATTCAATATCCTCTTCAAATGACCACATGATAAAAAGTTCCACCAAGTTGCATAAAAGCCTTTTGAATTGGCCTGTCATCTTTGAACCAAATCAATCACCAAAAGAACATCAATTCTTCATATCTGATCAAAATGAAGTGGTTAGTAGTACAAAGCCAGAGCTTTTGTCAAATCCCAATTCAAGTCCTAATTCTGCTTCATCAAGTGAAGCAAGTGGATACATTGAGAACATTGATAGATTCAAAGATTTCAATTCAGACAACATGAAAGTCCTTTGTAAGGCATTGGAGAAAAAAGTAGCATGGCAAAAAGACATCATTCCTGATATAGTAAGTACAATTCTTGAATGTAGGTCCAAAAAGAAAGAATCTTGGTTGTTCTTTTTAGGTGGTGATTCTGAAGGAAAGGAGAAAATTTCAAGAGAATTAGCAAAAATCGCGTTTGGTTCATCATCAGAAGAAGATCATAACTTTGTTTCCATTGGAATCAGTAGCTTTTCATCATCATCGAAATCTGATTCAACTGATCTTAATAATCAAGAAGTGATTAGTAAcaagaaaagatcaagaaatgaACATGGTAGGACTTATCTTGAGAGATTTGTTGATGCAATTCAAGAAAATCCAAACAGAGTTTTTGTCATGGAAGATATTGATCAAGTTGATACCTTTTCACTAAAGGGTATCAAGAAATCAATAGAAACAGGAAGATTAACACTTTCTGATGGTGATTTAGTGTCTTTTAAAGATGCTATAATCATTTTCAACTCTGAGAGGTTAAGTTCAAAGAAatgtgatgatgatgataatgataatcaagattctaaggagaaaaatcaagaaaatattggaGATGATGAAAGTATATTGGATTTGAATGTTGCAAGTCATGAGGAATTAGCAAATGGAGATGAAAATTTAGTTGGAATATGGGAAGCAGTGGACAAACAAGTCATGTTCAAGATTCAAGTCTTGTga
- the LOC125845355 gene encoding eukaryotic peptide chain release factor subunit 1-3-like: MADGQENDKNIEIWKMKKLIKALESARGNGTSMISLIIPPGDQISRITKMLAEEYGTASNIKSRVNRQSVLGAITSAQQRLKLYNKVPPNGLVLYTGTIMTEDGKEKKVTFDLTPFKPINASLYLCDNKFHTGPLGELLESDEKFGFIVMDGNGTLFGTLSGNTREILHKFTVDLPKKHGRGGQSALRFARLRMEKRHNYVRKTAELATQFFINPATSQPNVSGLILAGSADFKTELSQSDMFDPRLQAKILNVVDVSYGGENGFSQAIELSAEILSNVKFIQEKRLIGKFFEEISQDTGKYVFGVDDTIKALEMGAVETLIVWENLDINRYVLKNSVTNEIVIKHLNKDQEADQSNFKDPENSAELEVQDKMPLLEWFANEYKTFGCSLEFVTNRSQEGSQFCRGFGGIGGILRYQLDMRLFDEPSDEGEYFEDSD, from the coding sequence ATGGCAGATGGCCAAGAAAATGACAAGAATATTGAAATatggaaaatgaaaaagttaaTCAAAGCCCTTGAATCTGCAAGAGGAAATGGTACCAGTATGATCTCTCTTATTATTCCTCCTGGTGATCAGATATCTAGGATTACCAAGATGTTGGCGGAAGAATATGGTACTGCATCAAATATTAAGAGTAGAGTAAATCGTCAGTCTGTCCTTGGTGCAATAACGTCTGCCCAGCAGAGGCTTAAACTGTATAATAAGGTACCTCCGAATGGTTTGGTCCTTTATACTGGAACTATAATGACTGAAGATGGGAAGGAAAAGAAGGTAACCTTTGACCTTACACCTTTTAAGCCCATTAATGCGTCTCTATACCTCTGTGACAACAAGTTTCACACGGGACCTCTGGGTGAGCTTTTGGAATCAGATGAGAAGTTTGGTTTCATCGTCATGGATGGTAATGGTACTCTTTTTGGGACATTAAGTGGAAACACTAGGGAAATCCTTCATAAATTCACTGTTGACCTTCCCAAGAAGCATGGAAGAGGAGGTCAATCAGCTCTGCGATTTGCTCGTCTTCGAATGGAGAAACGCCATAACTATGTGAGGAAGACAGCAGAGCTTGCTACTCAGTTCTTCATTAATCCAGCCACTAGTCAGCCAAATGTATCTGGACTAATACTTGCTGGGTCAGCTGATTTCAAGACAGAGCTAAGCCAGTCTGATATGTTTGATCCACGTCTTCAGGCAAAGATACTTAATGTGGTTGATGTGTCCTATGGTGGGGAGAATGGATTCAGTCAGGCCATTGAGCTATCTGCTGAGATTCTCTCCAATGTGAAGTTCATACAAGAGAAGCGCTTGATAGGAAAATTCTTTGAGGAAATCAGTCAAGATACTGGAAAGTATGTATTTGGTGTGGATGACACAATAAAAGCTCTGGAGATGGGAGCTGTTGAAACTCTTATTGTTTGGGAAAATCTTGATATAAACCGTTATGTGCTGAAAAATAGTGTTACCAATGAGATTGTCATTAAGCACCTAAACAAGGACCAAGAGGCTGATCAAAGCAACTTCAAGGATCCTGAGAATTCAGCTGAATTGGAGGTCCAGGACAAAATGCCGCTATTGGAGTGGTTCGCCAATGAGTACAAAACCTTTGGTTGTTCACTTGAGTTTGTCACTAACAGGTCTCAAGAGGGGTCACAGTTCTGCCGAGGATTTGGTGGCATTGGGGGCATCCTTCGTTACCAGCTTGACATGCGTTTGTTTGATGAGCCATCTGATGAAGGGGAATATTTTGAGGATTCTGATTAA
- the LOC125845365 gene encoding transcription repressor OFP13-like: protein MGKKMILGSWQWPSCTHSKTQSFRANNNNNIFKTINSIFLDPSNNDHHHHGVVEIETTPESWFTNSSESASFSTESEETGEPLMELIIKGVRSERLFFEPNCTSSLILEDHNHNHNHNQNQNQNQNQEKLKEIQEDDDEELPFKESVALALESEDPYLDFKKSMEEMVDTHEIKDWESLQELLGWYLKMNGKINHGFIIGAFVDLLIGFSPSNCDSITCYSSAASSFSAPSSPLSSLGNKEIEEQQKGG from the coding sequence ATGGGCAAGAAAATGATTCTTGGTTCATGGCAATGGCCTTCTTGTACTCATTCCAAGACTCAATCTTTTAgagcaaacaacaacaacaacattttcAAGACTATAAATTCAATCTTTTTAGACCCTTCAAACAatgatcatcatcatcatgGGGTTGTTGAAATTGAAACAACACCAGAATCTTGGTTCACAAATTCCTCAGAATCAGCAAGTTTTTCAACAGAGTCTGAAGAAACAGGGGAACCATTAATGGAGTTAATCATTAAAGGGGTTCGCTCTGAAAGACTGTTTTTTGAGCCAAATTGTACTAGCTCATTGATCTTAgaagatcataatcataatcataatcataatcagaatcagaatcagaatcagaatcaggagaaattaaaagaaattcaagaagatgatgatgaagaattgCCATTTAAGGAAAGTGTGGCATTGGCATTGGAATCAGAGGATCCATATTTGGATTTTAAGAAATCAATGGAGGAAATGGTGGATACACATGAGATTAAAGATTGGGAATCTTTACAAGAATTATTAGGATGGTATTTGAAGATGAATGGGAAAATTAATCATGGTTTTATTATTGGTGCTTTTGTTGATTTGCTTATTGGATTTTCACCTTCTAATTGTGATTCAATTACTTGTTATTCTTCTgctgcttcttctttttctgcCCCTTCTTCTCCTTTATCTTCACTAGGAAACAAGGAGATTGAGGAGCAACAAAAAGGAGGGTAG
- the LOC125845345 gene encoding pentatricopeptide repeat-containing protein At5g04810, chloroplastic-like: MIMDSIIFSLSSTAHYSPSPPPFTTFILAGKHHPSTTCILSLKSSSDSPEKPTTSTSLRRPTTNKPPDTTTHSQNLEFSKNPLKLLLNSPPNTSPPPSLTNKLWLSNKLSPPPPPPPPPHPLLAPNEGDESDLDSVDVEEMQKSSEFREKGKVFIGNLPIWVKKKELTEFFRQFGPIKNVILIKGHHETEMNKGFGFVIYGGSTAEKAAMKAVEFDGVEFHGRVLTVKLDDGRRMKAKTEERRRWVEGEDDVEYRSKWHEEREGSRNDFRKVLDTEPENWQAVVQAFERIKKPSRKEFGLMVNYYGRRGDMHRARETFEKMRARGIEPTVHVYTNLIHAYAVARDMEEALSCVRRMKDEGIEMSLVTHSILVDGFAKLGNIEAAERWFKEAKERHPTLNAIIYGSIIYANCQTCNMDRAEELVREMEEEGIDAPIDIYHIMMDGYTSIGNEDKCLIVFDRLKECGFTPSVVSYGCLMNLYIKVGKVSKAFEVSEMMKLAGIKHNMKTYSMLINGFINLKDWANAFAIFEDVIRDGLKPDVVLYNNIIRAFCGMGNIDRAVRIVEEMKKERHRPTSRTFMPIIHAFAKAGEIRKALDVFDMMRRSGSIPTVQTFNALILGLVENRQMEKAVEVLDEMLLAGIRPNERTYTTIMDGYASLGDTGKAFEYFSRIKDEGLELDIYTYEALLKACCKSGRMQSALAVTKEMSAKNIPRNTYVYNILIDGWARRGDVWEAADLMQQMRQEGVQPDIHTYTSFVNACCKAGDMQKATNTILEMKRVGVKPNVKTYTTLIHGWARASLPEKALKCFEEMKRSGLKPDKAVYHCLMTSLLSRATVAEYYIIEGIHRVCEEMVESGLTVDMGTAVHWSRCLRKIERTGGDLTEALQKTFPPDWNSHRNLNAASNNTGNTEGSDSDDYDDDPFHETDSDDDTNAPAL; this comes from the exons ACTCATTCTCAGAATCTTGAATTTTCCAAAAACCCCTTAAAACTTCTCCTTAATTCCCCTCCTAACACTTCACCACCACCAAGCCTCACTAACAAACTTTGGTTATCCAACAAACTCTcaccacccccacccccacccccaccaccCCACCCACTATTAGCACCTAATGAAGGAGATGAAAGTGATTTGGACAGTGTAGATGTTGAAGAAATGCAAAAAAGTAGtgaatttagggaaaaagggaaAGTCTTTATTGGAAATTTACCAATttgggttaagaagaaggagcTTACTGAGTTCTTTAGACAATTTGGGCCTATCAAGAATGTGATTTTGATAAAGGGTCATCACGAGACAGAAATGAATAAGGGATTTGGGTTTGTGATATATGGAGGCTCAACTGCAGAAAAGGCAGCAATGAAGGCTGTTGAATTTGATGGGGTTGAGTTTCATGGGAGGGTGTTGACTGTTAAATTGGATGATGGGAGGAGAATGAAGGCGAAAACCGAGGAAAGGAGGAGGTGGGTAGAAGGGGAAGATGATGTGGAGTATAGGTCCaagtggcatgaggagagagAAGGTTCAAGAAATGATTTCAGAAAGGTTTTAGATACAGAGCCAGAGAATTGGCAGGCCGTTGTGCAAGCTTTCGAGAGAATCAAGAAG CCATCCAGGAAAGAGTTTGGTTTAATGGTGAACTATTATGGACGGCGTGGTGACATGCATCGTGCACGTGAAACCTTTGAAAAGATGCGTGCTCGAGGGATAGAGCCAACAGTTCATGTGTATACCAA CCTCATCCATGCTTATGCAGTGGCTAGAGACATGGAAGAAGCATTATCTTGTGTGAGGAGAATGAAAGATGAAGGAATTGAAATGAGTCTCGTGACTCACAGCATCCTTGTTGATGGATTTGCAAAACTGGGCAATATAGA AGCTGCAGAGCGATGGTTTAAGGAGGCTAAAGAGAGGCATCCGACTTTAAATGCTATTATATATGGCAGCATCATATATGCTAACTG CCAAACATGCAATATGGACCGAGCTGAAGAGTTGGTTAGGGAGATGGAAGAGGAGGGTATTGATGCTCCAATTGAtatctatcatatcatgatGGATGGTTATACCTCGATAGGAAATGAGGACAAATGTCTCATTGTATTTGATAGACTTAAG GAGTGTGGATTTACACCTTCAGTTGTCAGCTACGGATGCTTAATGAATCTCTATATCAAG GTTGGTAAAGTCTCCAAAGCTTTTGAGGTCAGTGAAATGATGAAGTTGGCTGGCATAAAGCATAACATGAAGACATATTCCATGTTGATCAACGGATTCATTAATTTGAAAGATTGGGCAAATGCTTTTGCAATTTTTGAGGATGTGATAAGAGACGGCTTGAAGCCAGATGTGGTCCTCTATAATAACATTATCAGAGCATTTTGTGGCATGGGTAACATAGACCGTGCTGTACGTATAGTTGAGGAAATGAAAAAGGAGAGGCATAGACCTACTTCACGGACTTTTATGCCAATTATACACGCCTTTGCTAAAGCTGGAGAAATAAGAAAAGCACTTGACGTTTTTGATATGATGAGAAGGAGTGGCAGCATCCCAACTGTTCAAACTTTCAATGCGCTAATTCTTGGCCTTGTTGAGAACCGCCAG ATGGAGAAAGCTGTGGAAGTTTTAGATGAGATGTTGCTTGCAGGAATAAGGCCAAATGAGCGTACATATACAACCATTATGGATGGTTATGCATCTCTTGGTGATACAGGAAAAGCTTTTGAGtatttttcaagaattaaaGATGAGGGTCTGGAGCTtgacatatatacatatgaGGCATTACTCAAGGCATGCTGTAAATCAGGCAGGATGCAAAGTGCTTTGGCAGTGACAAAAGAAATGAGTGCCAAAAACATCCCGAGGAACACCTATGTGTACAACATATTAATTGATGG ATGGGCTCGAAGAGGTGATGTTTGGGAGGCTGCTGACCTGATGCAACAAATGAGGCAAGAAGGGGTTCAACCTGACATCCATACCTATACTTCTTTCGTAAATGCTTGTTGTAAAGCTGGAGACATGCAG AAAGCGACAAACACAATTCTAGAGATGAAAAGGGTTGGGGTTAAACCTAATGTTAAAACTTATACCACTCTCATACACGGTTGGGCACGGGCTTCACTTCCTGAAAAGGCTCTAAAATGCTTTGAAGAGATGAAGCGATCTGGTTTGAAGCCAGACAAAGCCGTCTATCATTGTTTAATGACGTCGCTGTTGTCAAGGGCCACAGTTGCTGAATATTACATTATAGAGGGGATCCACCGTGTTTGTGAAGAGATGGTGGAATCTGGACTGACTGTTGATATGGGAACTGCAGTTCATTGGTCCAGATGCTTGCGGAAGATTGAGAGGACCGGAGGTGATTTAACAGAAGCACTTCAGAAGACCTTCCCTCCTGATTGGAATTCCCACAGAAATCTTAATGCAGCTTCAAATAACACTGGGAATACTGAGGGGTCAGACAGCGATGATTACGATGATGATCCTTTCCATGAGACTGACAGTGACGATGATACAAATGCCCCTGCGTTATAA